One stretch of Saccharomonospora xinjiangensis XJ-54 DNA includes these proteins:
- a CDS encoding methionine ABC transporter permease encodes MNTDWDTLGPVLLDSIGQTLWMVTATLVVGGVLGLLLGILLYTTRPQGLWANRVVHTVLNVVVNIIRPIPFIIFITAIGPLTITVVGTQLGTAAATFALVLAATFGISRIVEQNLVTIDPGVIEAARAMGASPLRIIVTLLVPEALGPLILGYTFVFVAVVDMSAVAGAVGGGGLGDFAITYGYHQFDWTVTAVAVVLMIVLVQVVQFLGNRLASAALRR; translated from the coding sequence GTGAACACCGACTGGGACACGCTGGGCCCGGTGCTGCTCGACTCGATCGGCCAGACACTGTGGATGGTCACGGCCACACTCGTCGTCGGCGGCGTCCTGGGGTTGCTGCTCGGCATCCTCCTCTACACGACCCGTCCGCAGGGCTTGTGGGCGAACCGCGTCGTGCACACCGTGCTGAACGTCGTGGTGAACATCATCAGGCCGATCCCGTTCATCATCTTCATCACGGCGATCGGCCCGCTCACGATCACGGTCGTCGGCACCCAACTCGGGACGGCGGCGGCGACGTTCGCGCTCGTCCTCGCGGCCACGTTCGGAATCTCCCGCATCGTGGAGCAGAACCTCGTCACGATCGACCCCGGCGTGATCGAAGCGGCCCGCGCCATGGGCGCGAGTCCACTTCGGATCATCGTGACGCTGCTGGTCCCCGAGGCGCTGGGACCGCTGATCCTCGGCTACACGTTCGTCTTCGTCGCCGTGGTGGACATGAGCGCCGTCGCGGGCGCCGTCGGTGGCGGCGGCCTTGGCGACTTCGCCATCACCTACGGCTACCACCAGTTCGACTGGACGGTCACCGCCGTCGCCGTGGTCCTGATGATCGTGCTGGTGCAGGTTGTGCAGTTCCTCGGCAACCGCCTCGCCAGCGCCGCGCTACGCCGCTGA
- a CDS encoding methionine ABC transporter ATP-binding protein: MTARPLIELRDVSKVFRTSGRDPVTALDGIDLTVEAGDVFAIIGHSGAGKSTLVRLVNALERVTSGRVIVDGTDITALGERRLRAVRREIGMIFQQFNLLRSRTVFGNVAYPLKIAGWPKADIERRVAELLTFVGILDKAWHYPDQLSGGQKQRVGIARALATDPKILLADESTSALDPETTAEVLRLLKRVNTELGVTILVITHEMEVVREIADRVAVLDSGRIVEQGTVLDVFTDPQHETTRRFVETVLRDQPRGANLERIRTRHPGRLVTARVRDGSTIGAVLSGAQARHGVRFEIVYGGIKELGGQSFGGLTLELIGEDPDVDALVAELREVTEVQEVTV, encoded by the coding sequence ATGACGGCGAGGCCGCTGATCGAACTGCGGGACGTGAGCAAGGTGTTCCGCACGTCAGGCCGGGACCCGGTCACCGCGCTCGACGGCATCGACCTCACCGTGGAGGCCGGAGACGTGTTCGCGATCATCGGCCACTCCGGCGCGGGCAAGAGCACCCTCGTGCGGCTGGTCAACGCACTGGAGCGGGTCACGAGCGGCCGGGTGATCGTGGACGGCACCGACATCACCGCCCTCGGCGAGCGCAGGCTGCGCGCGGTGCGCCGCGAGATCGGCATGATCTTCCAGCAGTTCAACCTGCTGCGCTCCCGCACGGTTTTCGGCAACGTCGCCTACCCGCTCAAGATCGCGGGCTGGCCGAAGGCCGACATCGAGAGGCGCGTCGCGGAACTGTTGACGTTCGTCGGCATCCTCGACAAGGCGTGGCATTACCCCGACCAGTTGTCGGGAGGGCAGAAACAGCGGGTCGGCATCGCGAGGGCGCTCGCCACGGACCCGAAGATCCTGCTGGCCGACGAGTCCACGAGTGCGCTCGATCCGGAGACGACGGCCGAGGTACTCCGGCTGTTGAAGCGGGTGAACACCGAACTCGGTGTCACGATCCTGGTGATCACCCACGAGATGGAGGTCGTGCGCGAGATCGCCGACCGGGTCGCGGTACTCGACTCCGGCAGGATCGTCGAGCAGGGCACGGTGCTCGACGTGTTCACCGACCCGCAGCACGAGACGACCCGGCGGTTCGTGGAGACGGTCCTGCGCGACCAGCCGCGGGGCGCGAACCTGGAACGCATCCGCACCCGGCATCCGGGTCGGCTCGTCACCGCTCGTGTGCGTGACGGCAGCACCATCGGCGCGGTCCTGTCGGGTGCGCAAGCACGGCACGGCGTGCGTTTCGAGATCGTCTACGGCGGCATCAAGGAGCTGGGCGGCCAGTCGTTCGGCGGGCTGACGCTGGAGTTGATCGGTGAGGACCCGGACGTTGACGCGCTGGTGGCCGAATTGCGTGAGGTGACAGAGGTGCAGGAGGTGACGGTGTGA
- a CDS encoding MetQ/NlpA family ABC transporter substrate-binding protein: protein MQTHDSDSTGGGGAEVRLPERPRRSKAPFIALGVALVAALVAVTVVLTGGESDDTAQDTVTVRIGTTEAGSDYWTAFTRLAEDEGIRIETVSFSDYNQPNPALSQGQTDLNLFQHVLFLANYNVSNDDDLTPIGSTYVVPLSLYSREHAAVEEIPEGGTVAIPKDPTNQARALLVLQEAGLISLGDGGSALSTPAEIDKSASKVEVTPVDAAQTVAVLDSVDASIVNNGFALDAGLDPSKALYSDDPRSDAAEPYINIIAARAEDKDNPTYRRVVELFHHPEVLDAVKTESRGTSVPVARPQQELEDILATLSDTVRTAKR, encoded by the coding sequence ATGCAGACACACGACAGCGACAGCACCGGTGGAGGCGGGGCCGAAGTCCGGCTCCCCGAACGACCCCGGCGTTCGAAAGCACCGTTCATCGCGCTCGGTGTCGCTCTGGTGGCCGCGCTCGTCGCGGTCACCGTCGTCCTCACGGGCGGTGAATCGGATGACACAGCGCAGGACACCGTGACGGTCCGCATCGGCACCACGGAGGCGGGTTCGGACTACTGGACGGCGTTCACGCGACTCGCCGAGGACGAGGGAATCCGGATCGAGACGGTCAGCTTCAGCGACTACAACCAGCCGAACCCGGCGCTGTCGCAGGGACAGACCGATCTCAACCTGTTCCAGCACGTGCTTTTCCTCGCGAACTACAACGTCTCGAACGACGACGACCTGACGCCGATCGGCTCCACGTACGTGGTGCCGCTGTCGCTGTACTCGCGCGAGCACGCCGCCGTCGAGGAGATTCCTGAGGGCGGCACGGTGGCGATCCCGAAGGACCCCACGAACCAGGCGAGGGCGCTGCTGGTGCTCCAGGAAGCGGGGCTGATCAGCCTGGGGGACGGTGGGAGCGCGCTGTCCACGCCCGCCGAGATCGACAAGTCCGCGTCGAAGGTGGAGGTGACCCCCGTCGATGCCGCTCAGACCGTCGCCGTGCTCGACTCGGTGGACGCCTCCATCGTGAACAACGGGTTCGCCCTCGACGCGGGACTCGACCCGAGCAAGGCGCTGTACTCCGACGATCCCCGCAGCGACGCCGCCGAGCCCTACATCAACATCATCGCGGCGCGTGCCGAGGACAAGGACAACCCGACGTATCGCAGGGTCGTCGAACTGTTCCACCACCCCGAGGTGCTCGACGCCGTGAAGACCGAGTCGCGCGGCACGTCCGTGCCGGTTGCGCGCCCCCAGCAGGAGCTGGAGGACATCCTCGCCACGCTGTCGGACACGGTGCGGACGGCGAAGCGATGA